The following proteins come from a genomic window of Miscanthus floridulus cultivar M001 chromosome 2, ASM1932011v1, whole genome shotgun sequence:
- the LOC136540283 gene encoding small ribosomal subunit protein uS10y-like, which produces MAAAAVYGGLKGRKLGVEDAPELQLNRIRITLSSKNVKNLEKVCADLVKGAKDKQLRVKGPVRIPTKVLHITTRKSPCGEGTNTWDRFEFRIHKRVIDLISSPDVVKQITSITIEPGVEVEVTIADV; this is translated from the exons atggcggcggcggcagtttaTGGCGGACTCAAGGGGAGGAAGCTTGGCGTCGAGGATGCCCCCGAGCTGCAGCTCAACCGCATCCGCATCACACTCTCATCCAAGAACGTCAAGAACTTGGAGAAAG TTTGTGCGGATTTGGTGAAGGGAGCCAAGGACAAGCAACTGAGGGTTAAGGGACCCGTCAGGATCCCTACTAAGGTTCTCCACATCACCACCCGCAAGTCCCCTTGCGGTGAAG GAACAAACACATGGGATCGGTTTGAGTTCCGCATCCACAAGAGGGTGATTGACCTAATCAGTTCCCCTGATGTGGTGAAGCAGATCACCTCCATCACCATCGAACCCGGTGTTGAGGTTGAGGTGACCATTGCAGACGTGTAA
- the LOC136540284 gene encoding LOW QUALITY PROTEIN: UDP-glucuronate 4-epimerase 3-like (The sequence of the model RefSeq protein was modified relative to this genomic sequence to represent the inferred CDS: deleted 1 base in 1 codon), producing MAPQLTGAPGSAAAAGGAAAVKPQFHHYHHHRLPPRHHHPSPTSLLSKLAFWSVCSLSLLLAFLLLSPAAPAPRAAPESPRRSLHASPSSTASWGGAAWEKKVRASARVRRSRGHSVLVTGAAGFVGCHAAAALRRRGDGVLGLDNFNDYYDTALKHGRAALLARSGVYVVDGDIADAELLAKLFDVVPFTHVLHLAAQAGVRHALVDPMSYVRANVAGLVALLEAARAANPQPAIVWASSSSVYGLNSHVPFSEHDRTDRPASLYAATKKAGEEIAHVYNHIYGLSLTALRFFTVYGPWGRPDMAYFFFTRDILAGRPITVYESAGGGSHQTTISRDFTYIDDIVKGCVAALDTAGRSTGSGGKKRGTAPFRTYNLGNTSPVPVTQLVDLLEKLLKVKAVRKVVKMPRNGDVPYTHANVSLAQRELGYRPSTDLQTGLKKFVRWYLEYYHPELAEKQKLRTSSNGKGSRGRNGSSSSAR from the exons ATGGCGCCGCAGCTGACCGGCGCGCCCGGctcggcggccgcggcgggcggcgcggcggccGTCAAGCCGCAGTtccaccactaccaccaccaccgcctgccCCCGCGCCACCACCACCCCTCGCCGACCTCGCTCCTCTCCAAGCTCGCCTTCTGGTCCGtctgctccctctccctcctgctcgccttcctcctcctctcccccGCGGCGCCCGCCCCGCGGGCCGCGCCCGAGTCCCCGCGCCGCTCCCTCCACGCGTccccctcctccaccgcctcctggGGCGGCGCCGCCTGGGAGAAGAAGGTACGGGCGTCGGCGCGGGTCAGGCGCTCCAGGGGCCACTCCGTCCTCGTCACGGGAGCCGCGGGGTTCGTCGgctgccacgccgccgccgcgcttcGCCGCCGAGGGGACGGCGTGCTCGGCCTCGACAACTTCAACGACTACTACGACACGGCCCTCAAGCACGGCCGCGCCGCGCTCCTCGCCCGCTCCGGGGTCTACGTCGTCGACGGCGACATCGCCGACGCCGAGCTCCTCGCCAAGCTGTTCGACGTCGTGCCCTTCACACACGTCCTCCACCTCGCCGCGCAAGCCGGCGTGCGGCACGCGCTCGTGGACCCCATGTCTTATGTGCGCGCCAACGTTGCCGGTCTCGTGGCGCTGCTCGAGGCGGCGCGCGCGGCCAACCCTCAGCCCGCCATCGTCTGGGCGTCGTCGTCTTCAGTGTACGGGCTCAACTCCCATGTGCCTTTCTCCGAGCATGACAGGACGGATCGACCAGCCTCTCTCTATGCAGCCACCAAAAAGGCCGGCGAGGAGATCGCTCATGTCTACAACCACATCTATGGTCTGTCACTCACCGCCCTCAGATTCTTCACTGTCTATGGGCCATGGGGGCGTCCGGACATGGCATACTTCTTCTTCACCagggacatccttgctggtcgg CCAATTACGGTCTATGAGAGTGCCGGTGGAGGTTCACACCAGACTACCATCTCCCGGGATTTCACCTACATTGATGACATTGTGAAGGGGTGTGTAGCGGCATTGGATACAGCTGGTCGGAGCACAGGCAGTGGAGGCAAGAAGCGAGGTACGGCACCGTTCAGGACATACAATTTGGGCAACACTTCACCTGTGCCTGTTACACAGCTAGTGGATTTGCTGGAGAAACTGCTCAAAGTGAAGGCTGTGAGGAAGGTTGTTAAGATGCCAAGGAATGGAGATGTGCCATACACGCATGCTAATGTAAGCCTTGCGCAGCGGGAGCTTGGTTACCGGCCATCCACAGATCTGCAAACAGGGCTCAAGAAGTTTGTGCGGTGGTATCTTGAGTACTACCATCCTGAGCTGGCTGAGAAGCAGAAGCTGCGTACCAGTAGCAATGGCAAGGGTTCACGTGGTCGGAATGGCAGCTCAAGTAGCGCAAGATGA